A region of Lycium barbarum isolate Lr01 chromosome 1, ASM1917538v2, whole genome shotgun sequence DNA encodes the following proteins:
- the LOC132628583 gene encoding uncharacterized protein LOC132628583 produces MAASRCRILVKGSIERVAHSLLASPKARNSEVWTTPAGLSYIFSRLHSQCRVCHRGFTSSILYEAKGTLWKTYNSKTSCLFLANETVSHHARIAWKRLLQIHSSCGSILPPISRITCVMSLALSRSHLVSPGILAFLIGQLAWKQSVVAEAEGFTSPESLYMHAKDGNIYLTSFVFLLLEGLILLSRAVYLAFLFSPCILMAPFADSLGIEFRKKWLRAVRKTLEKAGPAFIKWGQWAAARPDLFPDDMCNELAELHSKAPAHSYAYTKRSIEKAFGRKLPEIFENFEEEPVASGSIAQIHRATLKFRYPRQRVKPIRVAVKVRHPGVSESIRRDFVLINLFAKVSKVFPTLKWLRLDESIQQFAVFMMSQVDLSREAANLSRFIYNFRRWKDVSFPRPLYPLVHPAVLVETYEDGENILRYIEELEERTTEFEGCDSIRSALAHIGTHALLKMMLVDNFIHADMHPGNILVRPPQDRASGKGLFKSKPHVVFLDVGMTAELSNKDRLLLLEFFKAVALRDGRSAAESTLGLSKEQSCPNPEEFIKDVEGTFDFWRTPEGGGVHPADCMQQLLEQVRRHRVNIDGNICTVIVTTLVLEGWQRKLDPEYNVLQTLQKLLFKEDWAESLFHTIGGLMAP; encoded by the exons ATGGCCGCATCAAG GTGCAGAATTTTGGTGAAGGGCAGTATTGAAAGGGTTGCACATTCCCTTCTTGCCAGTCCCAAGGCCAGGAACTCAGAGGTTTGGACGACGCCTGCCGGACTTTCTTACATCTTTTCCAGATTACATTCACAATGTAGAGTTTGTCATAGAGGATTTACCTCCAGCATTTTATATGAGGCAAAAGGAACCTTATGGAAGACGTACAATTCTAAAACGAGCTGTTTGTTCCTTGCAAATGAGACAGTCTCGCACCATGCTCGAATTGCCTGGAAACGGCTGCTTCAGATTCATTCAAGCTGCGGATCAATTCTGCCACCGATAAGTAGGATTACATGTGTGATGAGCCTTGCTTTGTCTCGCTCACATCTGGTATCTCCTGGCATTTTGGCCTTCCTTATCGGACAGCTAGCATGGAAGCAAAGTGTGGTTGCAGAAGCAGAAGGCTTCACATCCCCGGAATCGCTCTACATGCATGCAAAGGATGGAAATATCTACCTGACTTCATTTGTCTTCTTGCTTTTAGAGGGCTTGATATTGCTCTCAAGAGCAGTATATTTAGCGTTTCTGTTCTCCCCCTGTATACTAATGGCTCCTTTTGCAGACTCCCTTGGTATTGAGTTTAGGAAGAAGTGGCTTCGTGCTGTGAGAAAAACTCTAGAGAAGGCAGGTCCAGCATTCATTAAGTGGGGTCAATGGGCGGCAGCAAGGCCGGATCTGTTTCCAGATGATATGTGTAATGAACTTGCAGAACTCCACTCTAAGGCACCAGCACATAGCTATGCATATACAAAAAGAAGCATTGAAAAGGCATTTGGACGCAAGCTGCCTGaaatatttgaaaattttgaggAGGAGCCGGTCGCATCGGGTAGTATTGCTCAAATTCATCGGGCCACCTTGAAATTCCGATATCCTAGACAACGAGTTAAACCCATTCGTGTCGCTGTCAAAGTTAGGCACCCAGGCGTTAGTGAATCTATCAGGAGGGATTTCGTATTAATTAACCTGTTTGCAAAAGTTTCAAAGGTCTTCCCAACTTTGAAGTGGTTAAGACTGGATGAAAGCATACAGCAGTTTGCGGTCTTTATGATGTCTCAAGTTGATCTTTCTAGAGAAGCAGCTAACTTGAGTCGTTTTATATACAACTTCCGCAGATGGAAGGATGTATCATTTCCCCGACCTCTATATCCATTGGTGCATCCTGCGGTTTTAGTGGAAACCTATGAAGATGGTGAAAATATCTTGCGCTACATTGAAGAGCTTGAAGAACGTACTACAGAGTTCGAAGGATGTGACAGCATCCGAAGTGCCCTTGCGCACATTGGGACTCATGCACTACTGAAGATGATGTTG GTGGACAATTTCATACATGCAGACATGCATCCTGGGAACATTCTTGTTAGACCACCGCAAGACAGAGCTTCAGGTAAAGGACTTTTCAAATCGAAGCCTCATGTGGTCTTCCTAGACGTGGGTATGACTGCCGAGCTATCTAATAAGGATCGACTCCTTCTGCTGGAGTTCTTTAAGGCTGTGGCACTACGAGATGGCCGTTCTGCCGCAGAAAGTACTCTTGGACTATCTAAAGAACAGAGCTGTCCGAACCCAGAGGAATTCATCAAG GATGTGGAGGGAACTTTTGACTTTTGGAGGACACCTGAAGGGGGTGGCGTTCATCCGGCGGATTGCATGCAACAATTGCTTGAGCAAGTTAGACGTCATCGGGTGAACATTGATGGCAACATTTGTACTGTGATTGTGACTACTTTGGTGTTGGAG GGATGGCAGCGGAAACTGGATCCGGAATACAACGTGCTGCAGACATTGCAAAAGTTGCTTTTCAAAGAAGACTGGGCAGAGTCTCTCTTTCACACAATCGGAGGGCTGATGGCCCCATAA